The Larimichthys crocea isolate SSNF chromosome XII, L_crocea_2.0, whole genome shotgun sequence region GTCCCAAACCTACCAGCACGGGCGACCTGACGGGCGAGAGAGGACATGGTGAGTGAAACACAGTGAGTTATGAACACAATCATGCAAAGGTTATGGGACACCCTCCATAGGCATTCTCAAAATGTCGCAATGACGCTACAAAGAACAATTTGTGTGGATATCTCGTCTCATTAACTGACGTCGCCTAGGCAGGTTTGTAGACTTGGCCATTGTTTGAACCGTTGACTAGAACGAACAGTCGTTCAAGTCGTAGACTTGGCCATTGTTTGAACCGTTGACTAGAACGAACAGTCGTGGCCAAGTCTACGAGACGACGAGGGTCGTTAAAGTTACCCGAGGTCTGCAGTGAACGACGGCCGTTCAGGTCACCCGAGCGCCAATGTGGATCCACACTTGGCCTCATCAGTCTCCAACGACCATCGTCCACACCGGAGCACATTTGGCTTGAACGACTGTCGTTCACAACAGCTCAAGCACTCCGATCTctccaccagtcagtcagaactcaAGAACCCTCTTGGACGAGAGGTGAGATGacttcacggatctacaaccgAGCCTCGACGCCCCAGATTCCTTCATGAAAGAGAACATCCACAGATCTCTTCCCAGATTTTAATACCCACCCTGTGTAAATAGGTGTCAGAATCTTCTGGCATGTCGTAGTTGAAGACGATGTTGACCCGCTCGATGTCCATCCCTCGGCCAAACAGATTAGTAGCCACCAGGATCCGCCTTTGGAAGTCCTTGAATTGCTGATAGCGAGACAGCCTGTGGAGCGAGAAGGAGCCAGGGAGAAAATTAtcaacacagctgctgcagacatTACTGGACTGTATCCCTCCACTCTTTGAAGGCAATGATGTGTTGAGTTAACTGATGAGGCCTCATGCTCCATAAACATACTTAGCATTCGGGGCTCAATAGAGCATATGTTTATGAGAGTAGGTATTAGGAGGaagatgtgagtgtgtgtgcgtgagtctcacctctcctcctgaGCCATTCCCCTGTGGATGGAAATGGCAGGGAAATTTTGTTCCACCAGAAGCTGAGACAGAGCGATGCAGCGCTGGACTGACTTGACGAAGATCACCACCTAGAGGCAAAGCAGAGGCGTTGAAGTGAGGCCAGCATCCTAACACACCCTGACTTCTGATGATTGGACATCTTCAGATCCTGAATTAGGAAAGTATCTCTGAAcactttgagtaaaaaaaaggtccaatgtgtaacaACAGGAGgaaatcattgtgtttttatcacctCAGAATGAGTGTTGTGtatctacagcagcccagaacagactaACTAAATACTGGTTCTAGATCGGGCCCGTCAAGAGGTCTGCAACCACTGTAGCTTCTGAATGTCTGTGCATTCAAAAGGATAAAAGGCAGGGATCTAGCTACGAACACATtgattaacatgttttattttatacatgtaaatattgcaagagactgcaacatacAGCGGcaaccacagtgagaagcaaagtaacgttacgccgCCTCGTGAGAGAAAACTGCACGTTACACCAGTTttacttgtgagattgtttctaaagaaaggagatattcATCATGTATTGTTGTTGAAGATGACCATGTAAGttgcacacaaactgtttgagagtttctggaaAGAAAGCACCTaatatttacaaataaaaacaattttatttggtcataatttgtctgtagctcattttgataaaaaaaaaatcgtatcgtgaaccgaatcgagtcgtgagttgagtgtatctTTACATccctaataaaaataaatgtttggtgACTCTGTGGACGCTTTACAGCACAACATGGACTTCGGTCAGGAGGCAGAGCGGGTTGTCTagtaatcagatgatcggtggttcgatcaTTCAAAGGATAAAAGGCAGGGATCTAGCTACGAGCACATTgattaacatgttttatcttgtttgtttcatttgggGGTGTATGTGACCTATTTCTTTGCCAATcaatagtctggcacataactttgtaaaaccaggtgtcatttatgtgtttttgtgtcaattAAAAGAGGATATAAAGTGTTCATTTGAGATTTAGAGGTGCTGGCAGACTTTGGAGGGAGTCAGTCTGTTTGCCCTTGTTTCTAAGATGTGAAAGTGACATCAACCCCCTCATGTCTTGGCAAGAaagtatttcctaaaatgtcaaactctcCTTTAATCTAGACCAACTTACAGGATCTCCTACAACTTTGGAAACCCGTCACAACACGACTAGTAATACAATTATTACAATATCAACCTGAATAAATGAGCAAAAACTGAAGTAACAAGACCATCATGCGCTGTGTAATCACTCCGTCACGTTACCTGGTTGAACTCCAACACGTCGAGCAGGTCAAAGAGCTTGCGGTTCTTCTCGCTGTCCTTCAGCTTGGAGTAGTACTGTTGCAGGCCGTGGAGTGTGAGTTTGGTCTCGTCGTCCACGAATACTTCCATGGGCTGCACAGGAGATGACAGAGGGTCAGTTTATATAGTACAGGAGCTGTGATACATGAGCAGTTTTCTCGCTGCGTCGGTCACTTACATCTTGCATGAATTTGCGGCAGACCGGCCGGATGTCCTTGCTCAGTGTGGCGCTGAACATCATGACCTGCTTCTCATGAGGCGTGATCCTGAAGATCTCCTGCACGTCACGCCTCATGTCTGTCACACAGGAGGGACAAAAGAACAACGATGAGTCTGATGAAACATCGTGTCTGATACACcgatgaagaaaacacaaaacaaatgttctgATCACGCACCGAGCTGCTCCAACATCTTGTCGCACTCGTCCAGGACGAAATGCTTGACGTTCTTCAGGCTGAGGTGCTTGCTCCGGGTCAGAGCGAGGATACGACCCGGCGTTCCCACGACGATGTGAGGGCAGTTCTTCTTCAACACCTCCTCGTCCTTCTTGATGGCCAGGCCGCCGAAGAACACCGCTGCCTTTACCGTGGGCATGTACTTGGAGAAACGCTCGTACTCTTTACTGATCTGGAAGGCCAACTCTCGTGTGTGGCACATGACTAATACGGAGACCTGAGGAGTGAAAATGCAGACAGTCAGACACTTTGACAGTTAAAGAATATCCTTTCTAAATACAACAGGTTTTTACAGTCAATACTAGTTTAACAGTTTAGTGGTTAATTCAACTTTCAGTCAGTGCTTCACACCACTAACTCTAAACATACTCATGTGAGGACGGAACTAGATTTGAAGATGTAAACAGATACTTGATTCAATACACTTCATCGCGTGTGTTGTTCGTGCGTACTAACCTGTCCATCAACGGGTTCGATCTGCTGCAGTGTGGCCAGCACGAACACGGCCGTCTTGCCCATACCAGATTTGGCCTGGCACAGGATGTCCATGCCCAGGATGGCTTGTGGGATGCATTCATGCTGGACTggagttaaaaaaacacacacagaagaattAGACGACTGCATTCACGTCATTTTCAAACTATTGTTTAAAGCACCCAGACACGTAGCAGCCGTGCTGGTATGGTAACATTTTGCAGCATGTGGCTCGGGGGCGATATTTAAGAGCCGTTTCACTCACACGTATTCACCTTTGCTCTAATCTGAAACCTTTTCCAAGAGCTCATCACTCGACTCATCAAGCAGAAAGCCACTCGTCCAGATCTTTAAACTGATGCAGAGATACTGAGTGCAGAACACTAGACTAAAACGACCTTGTACGCCAACTGTTCTGTGCCGCTCACCTTCAGACGGATGCTCAAAACCGCAGTCGATGATGGCGCGGAGCAGCTCCGGTTTGAGAAGAAAATCCCTGAAGCCGGAGCTGTGGATGGACACGTAGGAACCCTTCACCTCCTTCTTCCCCGCGGGGGCTGCGCTCTCGGGGGCTCCCTGAGGCTCATCATCTTCCTCGTAGTCGAGCAGCTCGGTGTCAACGTCGTTTTCGGCCATTGTGTCTGTCTGGAAACGGGGAAAACACAAAGTTATTATCTTACACACTTAACAGAACTTCCGGTATAAAAGCATCTTCCATGGAAGCCAGAACCTGCACAACTTGGTTGCTTTAAATTTCCCAGAAACTCACATTTATCATCCTTATAACACATCAATGACAATGGGGGGTAGAGACAAGAATAACCTCACAAGAGACCACAATAGTAAAAAAATGGCATTTtataaaaagttttaatttcacGATGCATCGCGATATGATTcaaaatcggtacaaatgcgtgacaaATCGCGATTCTTTGGGAATGCGAGagaatttttttattaattacaaaTAGGTTACGTTacaaaaaagtcactggttggtgattcatttgtaggtacggagcacagagcgagggaagacgtggcgacggtagaaaacagaggacgcaccgagcagtttgaaatcacctgtgtggcggctTTTTTGGATTCCCTGTGTACACAAATGCAACCgtgagaaacggacagacaaaaccagaaaacaggtaaatattgcaagagactgcaaccACAGCGAGAAGCAAAGTACCGTCACGCCGCCTCGTGAgagaaaactgcacattacaccagtttacttgtaagattgtttctaaagaaacgagatatttgtcatgtattgttgtttaagatgaccATGCAAGttgcacacaaactgtttgagagtttctggaGAGAAAGCACcaaatatttacaaataaaaacgattttatttggtcatataaaaaaaaaatcgcatCGTGAACCGAATCGATTAGTGAGTTGTATCTTTACATCcctaataaattaaatgtttggtGACTCTGTGGACTTTACAGCACAACATGGACTTCGGTCAGGAGGGACAGTGGGTCGTCCtgtaatcagatgatcggtggttcgatccccgcatgaagtgtccttgagcaagatattGAAGCCCGCATTGTCCAACCTGAAGACATTGGTCCTAATTTAGCACAAAAATCTCGGTCAGACCGAGTCTACGTCACCGTTAgtcgatgtgtgtgtgaacgcacGTTAGTTTAAACACGAGCTCAGCCGGTTTACCGTCACACGGGCCCGGTGAGCCTCGGTCAGCACCGGGAAGCTATTGTGTTGTTGCATAACGGATGCTAACGTGGCCGAGCTACAACACGACACAACACAACTCGTCCTGCTGTTTAACCAGCTGAACTTTACCAGTAAAATCAACCGTGATTCATTTAAAGTGAGTATCCTGAAATATaacgagtaaaaaaaaaagtgcgcgtttattaaatattaacaaaatgTGGCTAAGCTACCGAGCTAATGCTAAACTAGCACCGCCTCAAAGCAAACAATGAACGGCGCCGCTACGTCGCAGCTAACGCGACTTAAATCTATTTCTCCACTTCTTGGACGTcgaacaaatattttaaaacagttcAGTCGCTTCCAGTCAGacttaaatgtttctttcttacCGTCTCGGTGTTAGCTCCGCGTCCAGCTGCAGATCAACACCGCATGGGCAGGCCAAGGTAGGTTAATACGGGGGAACCAGAAGTCCCGCCTCCCGCTCCGAGCGCGTTCATCTCATTGGTGGATTCGGACGGTCGCCGGTAAAAGGGAGCAGGTGATTGGTTGAAAAAGTGTGCCGCAGTACACCGCAGTTTATAAAAAAGCGGGACACGGCAGTGGTCGTGCGTAGTACGGAAGCctgtagataaataaataaaataaataaataaaataaataagtaaaggGAAAGAAGCAAATCCTCAAATCAGAGAAGGTAGAACCATAAAAGATCGCCAGTTAATTGTCAGccaaaaatgtataaacagcattatattttatgagctcgtcacatgttttatattcaggAAACTCAAACTCTAAATCTGTTAATCAATTGGAgtaaaataaagagtaaaatatTTCCCTTTGTGCATGAGAATGACCTCAAATTTGTACTTAGATACTTAGGTACTTatacttaagtaaatgtacttagtaaatgtacagtattgGCAGTAAATGTACACTCCAGTACTGGCTATAGTGCAATTTTCTGCACCAAACATTGCCCCCAACCACTCACTTGTTGAATGATACATGATAAGAATGTTACATTATTGCCGTCTGGTAAAGTAGATAGACACGGTGTTGCACAATGACTCCATGGTTTAGATGCAggaaatcaaagcagcagtgatAACTTCCCTTCCTGACTGCTGAAACAAACCCAGCCTGCCAAATCTCACTGCACCGGCCGACATGTGCAGCTGCCACGTCCGCTCATCACTGGGCGTAATGCCGTGTTTGGTAGCTTCTCCTTTTTATGGACACAACtattcatcattttctttggGTCAGTGCTTTGAGTCAGGTGTTGGGTCAGGTGTTTGCCTAGTTCACTGATCACTGAGGCCAACAACCATAATCAAGCAGATTTAGTTGCCCTGCCCTAACCATACATTAACTGTGCTTTAGTGGTGTCAACGTCGTTTTCGGCCATTGTGCTGTCTGGAAACGGGGAAAACACAAAGTTATCATCTACATACTTAACAGAACTTCCGGTATAAAAGCATCATCTGGAGACCAGAACCTGCACAACTTGTTGCTTAAATTTCCCAGAAACCACATTTATCATCTTTATAACACATTTCCCTGAAGCCTGTTTGAGGTGAAAATCAATGACAATGGGGGGTAGAGACGAAATAACCTCAAGAGaccacaaagtaaaaaaatggattttaaagttttaatttcaataagcaaaacaaaaagacattaaagacaCAATAAAACCGACTATAAACCCCAAGTCatcaaaactgaataaataaagggatGTAACGAGTGCATGCGACACGATAAAACAGTACAACTGTGTGACGAACCGCGATTCTTCGGGAATGcaagagaattttttttattgattacaATTAGGTTAcgcttaaaaaaagtcactggttggtgattcatttgtaggtacagagcacagagcgagggaagacgtggcgacggtagaaaacagAGAtcgcaccgagcagtttgaaatcacctgtgtggcggctTTTTGGATTCCCTgtgtacacaaatacaaccgtgagaaaggacagacaaaaccaaaaacagcacGTAATATGGCAAGAGACTGcaaccacagtgagaagcaaagcaAGTTTCACCAATTTacctgtgagattgtttctaaagaaaggagatatttgtcatgtatgtTTGTTAAGATGACCTGTAGTTGCACacaactgtttgagagtttctggaaGAAACACctaatatttcaataaaacacattttatttggtcataatttgtctgtagctcatttcgattttttaaaaatcgcATCGTGAAccgaatcgagtcgtgagtttAGATCTTTTACATccctaataaataaaatgtttggtgACTCTGTGGCTTTCCAGCACAACATGGACTTCGGTCAGGAGGCACAGCGGTCTCGTAATCAGATGATCGGAGGTTCGACCCCGCATGAAGTGTCCTGAGCAAGATATTGACCCCGCATTGTCCAACTGGAGACATTGGTGCTAATTTAGCACAAAAATCTCGGTCAGACCGAGTCTACGCTCACAGTTAGTCGATGTGTGCGTGAACGCACGTTAGTTTAAACACGAGCTCAGCCGGTTTACCGTCACACGGGCCCGGTGAGCCTCGGACAGCACCGGGAAGATTGTGTTGTTGCATAACCGATGCTAACGTGGCCGAGCTAACACGACATAACACAACTCGTTTAACCAGCTGAACTTACCAGTAAAATCAACCGTAATTCATTTAAAGTGAGTATCCTAAAATAAAcgagtgtaaaaaaaagtgcgcgtttattaaatattaacaaaatgTGGCTAAGCTACCGAGCTAATGCTAAAGTAGAACCGCCTCAAAGCAAACAATGAACGGCGCCGCTACGTCGCAGCTAACGCGAGTTAAATCTATTTCTCCATTCTTGGACGTcgaacaaatatttaaaacagttCGATCGCTTCCAGTCAGacttaaatgtttctttcttacCGCTGGTGTGAGCTCCGCGTCCAGCTGCAGATCAACACCGCATGGGCAGGCCAAGGTAGGTTAATACGGGGGAACCAGAAGTCCCGCCTCCCGCCCGAGCGCGTTGATCTCATTGGTGGATTCGGACGGTCGCCGGTAAAAGGGAGCAGGTGATTGGTTGAAAAAGTGGTGCCGCAGTACCGCAGTTTATAAAAAAGCGGGACACGGCAGTGGTCGTGCGTAGTACGGAAGCCTGtagataatataaataaataaataaataaataaaataaatgtgcgCAATTAAAGaatgaattaaatataataaaatataaaaaaaagcgGGTACGGCAGTGCCAGTGCTAGTCGGAGCCGGTAAGTAgatgtaataatataaatataattaataaattgTGCGCAATAAAAGAatgaatatataattatataataattaaaaagcgGGTCCGGCAGTGCCAGTGTGTGTACGGAAGCCTgtgattaataaatataataaataataaataaattaaatgtgcGCAATAAAATGATTATATTAGTAGAATAAATTAATACATATCTGGGAACAGTTagttacataaaatatattagtTGATGCAATTTAAAATTCTCTGGATAACaacagtgtaaatatatataaataaatatttgtactgCTACTAGTATAAGATGTGGTATATTTTTGAGTCTGCTTTATTAATNNNNNNNNNNtaaataaatatttgtactgCTACTAGTATAAGATGTGGTATATTTTTGAGTCTGCTTTATTTGAACTTATAGGAATTCGCAGAGTAAACAGATGTCTTAAGTAAAATTGGAGAAAGCTTTTAGCACCATAGAACTGAGCGATTGGCTGTCATCTTAATATCAACTATTTTCTGTATGCCTCCCCATTTAAGGTATACATGTCAAGATTGCTCTTGAGATGACAAGATCCAGGCTTGCACCCCTGGTCATCATTACCAAATACGGAAGAATGTATGGTGAAACGTTCATAACATTAGTATGTAATcgcttcatttgcatattagtaTATAGCAGGGCAACACCTTAACACAGGGGAAGAATCAGGGCTGCAATCTGACCATAGGGACCTCAGCAGTCTTTAATCTGACCTCAAGGATTCTCTTCATGCACTCAGAGTATGTAATGgcttataataaaaaaaggaacattcCTTAAGAAAGAAGCCTCGtgttctgtttattctttttcacTCAAACAAGCACGAAGAGAGTCGTCAATACACGACAAAGAtaagataaactttattgatcaaacAATGGGGagattcacttgttacagcagctcacattacaagaaataaaactcataaatacaaaataaactagAAAGATATACTAGAAatagtaaacaaacaaatatatggATCATTGATGGGTTTATAATTATTTTCTTCAGCTCCACATTAGTCACCACTTACATACCTACAAtagtcatactgtatatatccatATGTAGCATatgtctgttgtttcttttgtctaAACGTTATGTAGTACTTTATGCACTCCatgctggacagactcaggagcaccttcaTCCAGAGACTGCTGCCACCAATATGcgccacagagagacacaagaagtctttcctacccGTGAGCATCAGTCTttacaactcctccctcaaaaaatcacacactccaagtcaagtccagtagaTATtaaactggcttgtgcaatacataagtgaaatcttccacacatgcatactgcactttaacaatcagtgtattctctgtatgGTCTcacaaagactaaattcttttaggttttagatttacatattgcatagttgCACACTGTTAattgttatttatacatgtgtatatagtgttaaaataggatatcgtataaagttttgttttcttgctatcacttactatctcacttaccgtttgggagctgctgtaacaaaaacaattaataaagtattgcccttgttgtattttgtgttgtaatgtgtgttcACATTAATGTAGCGCTGCctgcactgtgttttatttttcatgtagcACCACAGTCCTTGGCaaaacactgtgtactgtgtgtgtggttgaaatgacaataatacccacctgacttgacttgaagtGAAGTTATGTTgcccaggtaaaaaaaaaaaacagaaaacttctcAGCTCAAGGATTAAATCCTGAAATAACTCAGTCAATACTGTTTTCACTCACTCCCAGAATGgcttatgtttatgtttttttaactgtatgGCCACATTGACCTCCAGCATGTTTGTTGACCTGAGAGTATTTTATTCAATCTATCACAGATATTTACTGGCCTCTAGTGATCAAAGTGGCAAACTGCAGCACAAAACTAAACACTACAGTAGCAGAAATACAAGTATTGATAATAATTCTGTTAATAAATTGctgatttttaatgtttgttggtGTAGAGATCGGGGTAACCTACTAAACAGCTAAACACTCTTGGTGAGtctcaaaatgaacaaataGTAGCAATCAGAACagaaataatcacatttattgTTTCTGGTGGTCACGGGTAGAAACTTCACATTCTTCAGTGGgaataatacaatatttaaactgattgttattatttttagagGTATCAATAAAGGTATTCatactcatgtttgttttggaggagtttattcatcaatggtcagttcagtcagtggaaagAAAGTGCACAcgagtccaagatgtcttatgctgaaaagTTTATTGACGCTCGGCCAAAGAAATTAGATTTATGAATACGCTTGTCTAGAATAAAAAATTTCCCTCacaatgttaatgctaatttgTGCAAAATGTGCACTATGCGGGCTGAAAcgtaaatgtaataataacgGTTGTTCAAGCCTCACggtaaaaaaaagcaacagtaCTTATCAAGAGTGGTCCAAGGAAGCACGTCAGGGTCATGAGTGAAGTGCTGGCCCATGTGGTCCGATCCAACAGACGAGCTACTGTAGCTCAAATTGCTAAAAGAGTTCATGATGGTTCTGATAGAAGTGGTTCACATAGTGGTTCACAGTCTGTTGCGTATGAAGCTgtgtgacccacactgaccccTGTCCACTGCCGAAAGTGCCAACAATGGGCGACAGTAAGTACAAGAACTGCAAATGGAGCAATGGAAGAAGGTGGTCTGGTCTGATGAATCACGTACTGCGTGTGCACCGCTTACCTGGGGAACACATGGGACGAGGATGCACTATGAGGAGACGGCAAGCTGGCAGAGGTAGTGTGATGCTTTGGGcaatgttctgctgggaaactTCGGGTCCTGCCATTCATGTGAATGTTACTTTGACACCTACCAAAGCATTGTTGCAGAGTATGAATAATGCGTCCTACCACAAAGCAAAAATGGTTCAGGAATAGTTTGAGGAACACCACAACAAGTTCGAGGTGTGGCCTCTAAAGTTCCCAAATCTCAATCCAATCGAGCAACTGTGGGATGTGCTAGACAAACAAGTTTGATCCATGGAGGCCTCAGCTCGCAACTTAAGAGATCTGCTGCTAACATCTTGCTGgcagataccacagcacatcTTC contains the following coding sequences:
- the ddx39ab gene encoding DEAD (Asp-Glu-Ala-Asp) box polypeptide 39Ab, with product MAENDVDTELLDYEEDDEPQGAPESAAPAGKKEVKGSYVSIHSSGFRDFLLKPELLRAIIDCGFEHPSEVQHECIPQAILGMDILCQAKSGMGKTAVFVLATLQQIEPVDGQVSVLVMCHTRELAFQISKEYERFSKYMPTVKAAVFFGGLAIKKDEEVLKKNCPHIVVGTPGRILALTRSKHLSLKNVKHFVLDECDKMLEQLDMRRDVQEIFRITPHEKQVMMFSATLSKDIRPVCRKFMQDPMEVFVDDETKLTLHGLQQYYSKLKDSEKNRKLFDLLDVLEFNQVVIFVKSVQRCIALSQLLVEQNFPAISIHRGMAQEERLSRYQQFKDFQRRILVATNLFGRGMDIERVNIVFNYDMPEDSDTYLHRVARAGRFGTKGLAITFVSDETDAKTLNDVQDRFEVNVAELPDEIDISSYIEQSR